One Synergistaceae bacterium genomic window, TTTATTTATTGAACGGGTCAATTCACGCATTATTTGAGTCTTCGCCTGAAAATTTTTCGTCGCCGTTCTCAAATGTGCAGATACAATCTTTGCGAAATAGTAAGGGAATTGATTTAATTTTTACTGCTCCCGGATTTGTCAAGATTGATAAATTAATTCTCGATAACCCGCGCAGAATAGTATTTGATTTCTTCTTCCCTGAACAAATGCAGATAATCAGGACTTCACAGCCGGCTAATATTATCACGCAGCTTCAGACTCCTTCACGTCCCGCACCTGAACCCGTAAAAATTCCTGTTCCTGCTGTACCTGACAAACCCAAGCCCGCACCCGTTGTGATTCCGACTCCTAATGTGCCTAATAGACCAGCGATAACTATTCCGATGAATCCGAGTCCGACTCCAACTCCAAGACGTAATTTAACCGGCAAAAAAACTGTCGTAATAGATCCCGGGCATGGCGGAAAAGATCCCGGAGCTATGGACAATGGAGTCAAGGAAAAAGATGTAAATCTCTCTGTAGGTCTTGAACTCGAACGCGCTTTGACTGCAAGAGGCTTTAATGTCGTAATGACCCGCCGGACTGATGTATATTTAAAGCTGCAGGAACGCACCGACATAGCAAATAACGTGAACGCAGATTTATTTGTGAGTGTCCATGTAAACGCGCTCCCGTCGAAAAAATCAATGACAGGCTTCGAGATTTATATAATGGCACTTCCTACCGACAAGGACGCAATGAATCTCGCAAAGGTCGAAAATCGCGAATACGTTGAAGGACGCGGCTTTGATACTGCTAACGTTGACAAGCGGACAGAAATGTTATTACGCATTCTCGGCGATATGCAGCAAAATAATAAAATTAGTGAGAGTACCGATTTTGCATCAGCTTTACATCGTGCAGGCGTGAGAAATAAACTACCGATGAGAAGAGTCGCTCAAGCCCCGTTTTTTGTGTTAAGGGGTGCAGGAATGCCGGCAGTATTGCTTGAATTAGGCTTTGTAACGAACCCGATCGAGTCGCAGTTATTGACAAGAAAGGATTATCAACAGAAAATAGCAAATGCTATGACAGAAGGAATTATTAACTACCTGAAATAATGAATCATGAAAGAAGGTAAATAGAAAATTGCCGCCAGTTAGACGCATAGCAAATACAACTAATAATAGAGCACCTTCACGGCCTGTAACACGAAGAAGGCAGCCGGTAAGAGTCCCCCGTGCACGTCCGGAAGAAAAACGCACGCCGTTATTACTGCGAATTTTATCGTGGTTGAGCATACTGCTTTTATTCTTTGTGCTTGGTTATCTCGGAACGTCATGGGTCGTGAATATACTTGACAGAAAATTATTATTGAAGCCTGAAGACAGAGTCGAGAATCAGGAAGATTTATCGCAATTACAGGAGAATCAGCGCACAAGAGCCGCAAATAATCCCGCACCGGGAGCACCGCAAATTTCGTTGAATCTCTATCACGTAATGAATGACTCTATAGCTCAGACGACACGCAATTTTTCGCAAAAAACGCCCGAAGATAATATTTCAGACGCAATTAACGCAATTATCACATTAAGTGAGCTTCCAAACGCGGAAAAAATTAAGCTGCTTCACGTGTTCAGAAATGCTGATACGGCCTTTCTCGACATGTCGGGGCAGTTTGCTTCGTCGTTAGCAAGTTCAGGCAAGAGAAAAAGTCTTTTGCTCTTAACCGGTATAGTTCGCA contains:
- a CDS encoding GerMN domain-containing protein, encoding MPPVRRIANTTNNRAPSRPVTRRRQPVRVPRARPEEKRTPLLLRILSWLSILLLFFVLGYLGTSWVVNILDRKLLLKPEDRVENQEDLSQLQENQRTRAANNPAPGAPQISLNLYHVMNDSIAQTTRNFSQKTPEDNISDAINAIITLSELPNAEKIKLLHVFRNADTAFLDMSGQFASSLASSGKRKSLLLLTGIVRTMTENFSPITQIRFLIDSKTPTNKAGDVDLGVAWKMPK
- a CDS encoding N-acetylmuramoyl-L-alanine amidase, which encodes MRKFYFIASIIILLLFASLAWGDASLYRGANSIGAVRTIDSGANFLVSVEDVGRLFGFASSRKGEEVILTRGGTQLRVIANSAAAWRGFTLVPLTSSPVDRDGKLWVDTFSAIAIFQPSAGSGPNNRLRFSRSNTNLAATMANAQRREMDLGIFDEPAPRPAPAPVNIPVPTPAPAPVRAQAPEPATINIPEPAPIFAAPAPAPTPVVIASAPKNNNAPSKADKYESFRPEDSRRPRRENYNGTAKSIRWSSHETSSKKIRAVIDVDDGSSPQVYLLNGSIHALFESSPENFSSPFSNVQIQSLRNSKGIDLIFTAPGFVKIDKLILDNPRRIVFDFFFPEQMQIIRTSQPANIITQLQTPSRPAPEPVKIPVPAVPDKPKPAPVVIPTPNVPNRPAITIPMNPSPTPTPRRNLTGKKTVVIDPGHGGKDPGAMDNGVKEKDVNLSVGLELERALTARGFNVVMTRRTDVYLKLQERTDIANNVNADLFVSVHVNALPSKKSMTGFEIYIMALPTDKDAMNLAKVENREYVEGRGFDTANVDKRTEMLLRILGDMQQNNKISESTDFASALHRAGVRNKLPMRRVAQAPFFVLRGAGMPAVLLELGFVTNPIESQLLTRKDYQQKIANAMTEGIINYLK